One part of the Eucalyptus grandis isolate ANBG69807.140 chromosome 10, ASM1654582v1, whole genome shotgun sequence genome encodes these proteins:
- the LOC104421604 gene encoding uncharacterized protein YpgQ gives MRLSFRVVVRSCPAISPFHHRFHFPRALSAARPKASHDPRSSAPIHQRRCIYGETEGARPGERRREMAGASEAVAKAEKLMEEHMSGNDSSHDAWHVFRVRDLALSLAREEGLDAHPGSMEIVELAALLHDIGDYKYLRDPSEEKIVENFLEEQGVEESKKIKILKIVRGMGFKNEIKGLAETEVFPEFGVVQDADRLDAIGAIGIARCFTFGGSRNRVLHDPAIQPRSVLSQENYMKKEEQTTLNHFYEKLLKLKDLMKTKAGQRRAEKRHKFMLEYLEEFYKEWDGQA, from the exons ATGCGTCTCTCATTCCGGGTGGTCGTAAGGTCCTGTCCGGCCATCAGTCCATTCCACCACAGATTCCATTTTCCCCGAGCTCTGAGCGCCGCCAGACCGAAAGCCTCGCACGATCCAAGAAGCTCCGCGCCGATTCATCAGCGGCGGTGCATCTACGGAGAGACCGAAGGCGCGCGTCCCGGTGAGAGGCGGAGAGAGATGGCTGGAGCGTCGGAGGCGGTGGCGAAGGCGGAGAAGCTGATGGAGGAGCACATGAGTGGGAACGACTCGTCCCACGACGCCTGGCACGTGTTCAGGGTCAGGGATTTGGCCCTCTCCCTCGCCCGCGAGGAGGGCCTCGATGCCCACCCGGGTTCCATGGAAATC GTGGAGCTTGCTGCACTTCTTCATGATATCG GTGACTACAAGTATCTAAG AGATCCATCTGAGGAGAAGATTGTCGAGAATTTCCTTGAGGAACAGGGAGTGGAGGAAAGCAAGAAGATCAAGATCTTAAAGATAGTAAGGGGAATGG GTTTCAAAAATGAGATTAAGGGGCTTGCAGAAACTGAAGTATTTCCAGAATTTGGGGTCGTGCAGGATGCTGATCGTCTTGATGCCATTGGGGCCATAG GAATAGCTCGTTGCTTCACTTTCGGGGGAAGCAGAAACAGAGTTCTCCACGATCCTGCCATCCAGCCACGATCTGTTCTTTCCCAGGAAAACTACATGAAAAAAGAGGAGCAGACTACCTTGAATCATTTTTATGAGAAACTTCTGAAGCTGAAAGATTTGATGAAAACAAAG GCTGGACAAAGGAGAGCGGAGAAGCGGCACAAGTTTATGCTCGAGTATTTGGAAGAGTTCTACAAAGAGTGGGATGGGCAAGCCTAG
- the LOC120288895 gene encoding uncharacterized protein LOC120288895, with the protein MSGGRSYRDRLPRVKVGEAWLLRLAHEEEPRFGPRIPWKLSLSSEARNLFVGSYVGAQRSVNFMQIHMAQRCGSMSCLASGGIMEITWLFSMPKQGDETGFECLWIGRNLVLRDDDVSPQVGRVTTALAFSLRAASEVMFSED; encoded by the exons ATGAGCGGCGGCCGTTCGTATCGCGATCGCTTGCCACGCGTCAAGGTCGGAGAGGCTTGGCTTCTTCGGCTCGCCCACGAGGAAGAGCCTCGCTTCGGGCCCAGGATTCCGTGGAAATTGTCC CTAAGCTCAGAAGCGAGAAATCTGTTTGTTGGCTCTTACGTTGGTGCTCAAAGAAGTG TTAACTTTATGCAAATTCATATGGCTCAAAGATGTGGAAGCATGTCCTGCTTGGCTAGTGGTGGGATTATGGAAATCACATGGCTATTCAGTATGCCAAAGCAAGGAGATGAAACTGGCTTTGAATGCCTTTGGATAGGGAGGAATCTTGTTCTGCGTGATGATGATGTCTCACCTCAAGTCGGTCGAGTTACTACTGCTCTAGCATTCTCTCTAAGAGCTGCTTCTGAGGTGATGTTTTCTGAGGATTAA